One window from the genome of Rhodopirellula halodulae encodes:
- a CDS encoding MraY family glycosyltransferase: protein MTTLILITLTTAFASMLLLVPLVRAGAIRVGLVDNPDAERKLHARPIALAGGLAVFIATGIAFVTGVAYESGWQEFEKLTQISSRWYVLLGASTAILVVGLIDDKWALRGRQKLLAQVVISMIVVGSGTVMNSVSLFGWDIPLGIFAIPVSVLWLLLSINALNLLDGADGMATTVGAFVCGGLALLSASSAHSPSTAIAATALCGALIGFLVFNRPPASIFLGDAGSMMIGLMVGVLAMWCSLKESAVLVAAPVAILVLPLFDSTAAIVRRWMTGRSMYATDRGHLHHLLSEKFGPNGMLMVVAGLCTFSSAIAILSVKFQQEWLVPIGAIGVLGFLVLTRTFGHSECRLLLGRVYHFAHSFAVRPQQCDSSKQLRTVKLQGEGCWEPVWEPLVEFAKVHDFAKVQIDANMAWLHEGYHATWQSVRLPEKAFQNVVRIPLYATRPGDDEAVPIGKVEVITNSTTDSLVHLGYFLEHVEELQTQVHHLVDKLNVLRSRKATSDQAGQSTDAVAKPLANEVEAATTS, encoded by the coding sequence ATGACAACACTGATCCTCATCACGCTCACCACAGCATTCGCCTCCATGCTGTTGCTCGTCCCTTTGGTACGGGCCGGCGCAATTCGTGTGGGATTGGTCGATAACCCGGATGCAGAACGCAAGTTGCACGCAAGGCCGATCGCCCTCGCAGGAGGTTTGGCCGTGTTCATCGCGACCGGAATCGCTTTTGTTACGGGGGTCGCTTACGAAAGTGGCTGGCAAGAGTTCGAGAAATTGACCCAAATTTCGTCTCGATGGTACGTGCTCTTGGGGGCGTCCACGGCGATCTTGGTGGTGGGATTGATCGACGACAAGTGGGCACTGCGAGGGCGTCAGAAATTGCTCGCTCAGGTCGTGATCTCGATGATTGTCGTTGGCAGCGGCACCGTGATGAATTCGGTTTCACTGTTTGGTTGGGACATCCCGCTGGGAATCTTCGCGATTCCAGTCAGCGTTCTTTGGTTGCTGCTGTCAATCAACGCTTTGAACTTGTTGGACGGCGCCGATGGAATGGCAACAACCGTCGGGGCTTTCGTCTGCGGTGGTTTAGCTTTGCTGAGCGCGTCGAGCGCCCATTCGCCTTCAACCGCGATCGCAGCCACTGCACTGTGCGGTGCTCTCATCGGTTTCCTCGTATTTAACCGACCACCCGCTTCGATCTTTCTTGGAGACGCGGGCAGCATGATGATTGGTTTGATGGTCGGTGTCTTGGCGATGTGGTGTTCGCTCAAGGAGTCTGCCGTATTGGTAGCCGCTCCGGTCGCAATTCTTGTTTTGCCACTGTTTGACTCAACCGCAGCGATTGTTCGTCGCTGGATGACCGGCCGCAGCATGTACGCGACGGATCGAGGACATTTGCACCATTTGCTGAGCGAAAAATTTGGACCAAACGGAATGCTGATGGTGGTGGCTGGGCTGTGTACCTTCAGTTCTGCTATTGCAATCTTGTCGGTCAAGTTTCAGCAGGAATGGCTGGTTCCGATTGGTGCCATCGGTGTACTTGGGTTTCTCGTCCTGACACGAACCTTTGGTCATTCCGAATGCCGGTTGCTACTCGGCCGGGTTTATCACTTTGCACATTCTTTTGCTGTCCGACCACAACAATGCGATTCATCGAAGCAGCTGCGGACGGTGAAGCTTCAAGGCGAAGGATGCTGGGAACCCGTATGGGAGCCGCTGGTCGAATTTGCGAAGGTTCACGATTTTGCGAAAGTGCAGATTGACGCAAACATGGCTTGGTTGCACGAAGGTTATCACGCAACTTGGCAAAGTGTTCGTCTACCTGAGAAAGCGTTCCAGAACGTTGTTCGTATTCCTCTGTATGCAACTCGACCCGGCGATGATGAGGCCGTGCCAATTGGGAAAGTCGAGGTGATCACTAACTCAACGACCGACTCGCTGGTGCATCTCGGATACTTCTTGGAGCATGTGGAGGAGTTGCAGACGCAGGTTCATCATCTGGTAGACAAGCTGAATGTCCTTCGATCTCGAAAAGCCACATCTGATCAAGCTGGCCAATCGACGGATGCTGTCGCTAAACCACTTGCGAACGAAGTTGAAGCAGCGACGACTAGCTGA
- a CDS encoding ABC transporter permease subunit/CPBP intramembrane protease, producing the protein MILTWSRLGRLALKELRETLRDRRTMLTLVMMPLLVYPLLSMALNRFLLSSGMPAEKPFMVGVSDFEEQQVLQSLLNDPRSTPPDAILEVNGGRLAKFEVVVPENMSAEEALSNNLLDLAVMFQQSDESPSALEIISYNGDQASQNAQRILTERLHWLQLSQATQIIQRIDPTFHSIDLRIRSIGEANSGSILGTVIPLVLVLMTITGAVYPAIDLTAGERERGTMEALMASPVPRWWLLLAKYIAVVSVAFLTAMANLIAMFVTIKVTGLGSILAGENAGIGIAQIVQVFGLLVLFSCFFSALLLSLTSFAKSFKEAQAYLIPVMLLSLGPAMLSLMPGISLDGPLAVAPLLNIVLLARDILSGTAASTGALIAIVSTILYAAATLGIAARLFGSDAVERTSQKSIGSILQRPSSFTPQPNINEASLTIALLLPASFVVSNGLMQWLRLASDQISVSSQLILNAVSLILVFGLIPLAATFIGRHRYKTTYRLAKSPAFAYLGALVLAGGAWAFAHEALVLADQWGFALLSDDQIEKTRSLLDKWKTVPPWLLLITMAATPAIIEELCFRGYLFSAFRSKLKPWTTITVTAVLFGLFHVFVGSTLLVERFLPTTLLGVLLGWVAYRTGSVWPGIVLHFAHNGMLELAARYHEQLAFLGLSDADGSKHLPPQWLAIAAICVAIGVAIIHWSTRNQRPQPKIPDSSIS; encoded by the coding sequence GTGATTTTGACTTGGTCCCGACTGGGACGGCTGGCGTTGAAAGAGTTGCGAGAAACGCTTCGCGACCGTCGCACCATGCTAACCTTGGTAATGATGCCTTTGCTCGTGTATCCGTTATTGAGCATGGCACTCAATCGCTTTTTGCTTTCCTCGGGAATGCCGGCCGAGAAACCTTTCATGGTCGGCGTTTCTGACTTCGAAGAGCAGCAGGTCCTTCAATCACTTCTGAATGATCCGCGCAGCACGCCTCCCGATGCGATCTTAGAAGTCAACGGTGGTCGCTTGGCGAAATTTGAAGTCGTGGTTCCAGAAAACATGTCGGCGGAGGAAGCTCTATCGAACAATCTGCTCGATCTGGCGGTCATGTTTCAGCAAAGCGATGAATCCCCGTCAGCTTTGGAGATCATTTCTTACAACGGCGACCAAGCGAGCCAGAACGCTCAACGCATTTTGACCGAACGCCTCCATTGGCTGCAGCTCTCACAAGCCACCCAAATCATCCAGCGGATCGATCCGACTTTCCACTCGATTGACCTTCGTATTCGAAGCATTGGAGAAGCAAACTCAGGGTCGATTTTGGGCACCGTCATCCCATTGGTGTTGGTACTCATGACCATCACAGGGGCAGTCTATCCGGCAATCGACCTGACGGCTGGCGAGCGGGAACGTGGCACCATGGAAGCACTCATGGCTTCTCCGGTTCCCCGCTGGTGGCTCCTGCTCGCGAAGTACATCGCGGTGGTGAGCGTGGCATTCCTAACCGCCATGGCCAACCTCATCGCAATGTTTGTGACGATCAAGGTCACCGGTTTAGGAAGCATCCTGGCTGGCGAGAACGCGGGCATTGGAATCGCGCAAATTGTCCAAGTATTCGGCTTGCTGGTGTTGTTCAGCTGTTTCTTCTCAGCGTTGCTTCTTTCGCTCACCAGTTTCGCGAAGTCGTTCAAGGAGGCTCAGGCGTATCTAATCCCCGTCATGTTGCTCTCGCTGGGACCGGCGATGCTTTCCTTGATGCCGGGTATCAGTTTGGACGGTCCGCTCGCTGTCGCCCCGCTGTTGAACATTGTGCTGCTCGCGCGAGACATTTTGTCGGGCACAGCCGCTTCCACCGGCGCGTTGATCGCAATTGTGAGCACTATTCTCTACGCCGCCGCGACACTTGGGATCGCCGCAAGACTTTTTGGCAGCGACGCTGTCGAACGAACGAGCCAAAAATCGATCGGTTCAATCTTGCAGCGGCCGAGTTCCTTCACACCGCAGCCAAACATCAACGAAGCCTCGCTAACAATCGCTCTCTTGCTTCCCGCGTCATTCGTTGTTTCAAACGGGTTGATGCAGTGGCTGCGACTAGCTTCCGATCAAATTTCTGTTAGCAGCCAGCTAATCCTCAATGCAGTGAGCCTGATTTTGGTGTTCGGCCTGATACCGCTGGCAGCAACCTTCATTGGGCGGCATCGGTACAAAACGACCTATCGTTTGGCAAAATCTCCCGCCTTCGCCTACTTGGGTGCCCTTGTGCTGGCGGGCGGCGCATGGGCATTTGCTCATGAGGCGTTGGTTTTGGCAGACCAGTGGGGATTCGCCCTGCTGTCTGATGACCAAATCGAAAAAACCCGTTCCTTACTCGATAAGTGGAAAACGGTCCCACCATGGCTGCTATTGATCACGATGGCAGCAACGCCAGCGATCATCGAAGAACTGTGTTTCCGCGGCTATCTCTTTTCCGCCTTTCGGTCGAAGCTGAAGCCTTGGACGACCATCACGGTCACCGCCGTGCTTTTCGGACTCTTTCACGTCTTCGTAGGAAGCACGTTGCTGGTCGAGCGTTTTCTTCCAACCACGTTGCTAGGAGTGCTGCTGGGGTGGGTGGCATATCGGACCGGCAGCGTCTGGCCTGGGATCGTCTTGCACTTCGCTCACAACGGGATGCTTGAACTTGCCGCCCGCTATCACGAACAGTTAGCGTTTCTCGGCCTGAGCGATGCCGATGGATCCAAGCACCTCCCTCCTCAGTGGCTGGCCATTGCAGCAATTTGCGTCGCCATCGGAGTCGCGATCATTCATTGGAGCACTCGGAACCAACGGCCTCAGCCTAAAATCCCCGACTCCTCAATCAGCTAG
- a CDS encoding ATP-binding cassette domain-containing protein, translated as MLQIDSLTKRFSIESGTVLAVDGLSLKVSPGEVFGLLGPNGAGKTTTLRMVLGLLEPDEGFAEVAGIRTSSDPFLAKSKLGFVSASDGVYPWLTVREMLLYFADLYGVDPSLAATRLQELAEVMQIQPLLDRRSGGLSTGQRQRVTLVRGLIHDPPVMLLDEPTRGLDVVGVQTIFEYIEHLRSAGKAVVVCTHRLDEAERLCDQFGLLHQGRIRYRGSLSDLRSQTGREHLVDMFVDLMQQETTAGTEDLA; from the coding sequence ATGCTCCAGATCGATTCGCTTACGAAACGTTTTTCGATCGAGAGCGGAACGGTCCTGGCGGTGGACGGTCTTTCCTTGAAGGTTTCGCCCGGCGAAGTATTTGGACTGCTGGGTCCCAACGGCGCTGGCAAGACGACCACGCTCCGGATGGTGCTGGGTTTGCTAGAACCGGACGAAGGATTTGCCGAGGTCGCCGGGATCCGCACTTCTTCGGATCCATTCTTAGCCAAGTCCAAACTTGGATTTGTCTCAGCGAGCGACGGCGTTTACCCATGGCTGACCGTTCGCGAGATGCTGCTTTATTTTGCCGACCTTTATGGCGTCGATCCGTCACTGGCAGCGACGCGTCTGCAGGAACTCGCAGAGGTCATGCAGATTCAACCTCTACTGGATCGACGTTCAGGCGGATTGAGCACCGGCCAACGTCAACGAGTCACACTTGTCCGCGGATTGATCCATGATCCTCCAGTCATGCTGCTGGACGAACCCACTCGTGGGCTGGACGTGGTGGGTGTGCAAACGATCTTCGAATACATCGAACATCTTCGATCCGCCGGAAAAGCGGTGGTCGTGTGCACTCACCGACTGGACGAAGCCGAACGCCTTTGCGACCAATTCGGCCTGCTTCATCAAGGTAGAATCCGCTACCGCGGTTCTCTCTCGGACCTGCGGTCACAAACAGGGCGAGAACACTTGGTGGACATGTTTGTCGACCTGATGCAACAAGAAACAACTGCTGGAACTGAGGACCTCGCGTGA
- a CDS encoding histidine phosphatase family protein produces the protein MQLLLIRHAESENNAKPAHARVCDPSITARGRIQAEHLGKWMSEWEIGHLITSPFRRTLQTTESILKHRSDSASRFPIAVWHNVFENGGCYNGHHEGNFSGAPGFGRNQIESFFDALNENIPGETLHPVDIDREIVPEGWWGRDRETLPEMQTRATDVIHRLEQTFPPSPLEADVERPANQVALVAHADFLREMLSQIFVDHVETDEIGPIPNTSITTLQWSAEGWKLTSLNSVKHLPDRLVTGHTSALS, from the coding sequence ATGCAACTGCTTTTGATTCGTCACGCGGAAAGCGAAAACAATGCGAAGCCTGCCCACGCTCGGGTGTGCGACCCATCGATCACCGCTCGCGGACGAATCCAAGCTGAGCATCTTGGGAAATGGATGTCCGAATGGGAGATTGGGCATCTGATCACCAGCCCATTCCGTCGCACGCTCCAGACGACGGAATCAATCCTCAAACACCGTTCGGATTCAGCGTCCCGCTTCCCGATCGCCGTTTGGCACAACGTGTTCGAAAACGGCGGCTGTTACAACGGTCACCACGAAGGCAACTTTTCGGGTGCTCCTGGCTTTGGCCGCAACCAGATCGAATCGTTCTTTGATGCATTGAACGAAAACATCCCTGGCGAAACACTTCATCCCGTAGACATCGATCGCGAGATCGTTCCGGAAGGTTGGTGGGGACGCGACCGCGAAACCCTACCCGAAATGCAGACCAGGGCGACGGATGTTATCCATCGCTTGGAGCAGACATTCCCACCTTCTCCATTGGAGGCAGACGTGGAACGGCCAGCCAACCAAGTCGCGTTGGTGGCGCATGCGGACTTTCTGCGCGAAATGCTTTCGCAAATCTTCGTGGACCATGTGGAAACCGATGAGATCGGTCCAATCCCAAACACGTCGATCACGACCCTACAATGGTCCGCGGAAGGCTGGAAATTGACATCTCTGAACAGTGTGAAGCATCTGCCGGATCGTTTGGTCACCGGACACACTTCCGCTTTGTCGTGA
- the typA gene encoding translational GTPase TypA, whose translation MTSTASPSSDAGTATSSNTAVRDEIRNVVIIAHVDHGKTTLVDCLLRQSGEFRDAELKGERILDSNDLEKERGITILSKNIAVHYRGVKINLIDTPGHADFGGEVERVVRMADGALVLVDAAEGPMPQTRFVLEKALQAGVKPIVVVNKVDRPDGRPPEALDEALELLADLGGEEQLDSAAYVFASAKEGYATEDPEKPTQDMRPLLDLLVDHLPGPTVDTESDFQMMVTTLDWSEYVGRIAVGRVNAGTIRSGQSLDVHTVDAAGNPIVRKVKASGLYVFDKLGRAPAETAGAGDIIALEGLEDVEIGDTITASDSGQALPRLKVDEPTLEMVFSVNSSPLAGREGKYVTTRQIKARLEKELERNVALRVSMIEGTEAYAVAGRGVLHLAVLIETMRREGYELSVGKPRVVFKEIDGKKHEPFETLRVEVPTDAMGPVMELVGLRRGQLEEMKQRGEYSLLKFIVPSRGLIGLRTRLLNATRGTAIIHHTFESYRMVEGEVPRRANGVLISMVGGKTMPFALFALQDRAELLVPPGTEVYEGMIVGENARENDMTVNPCREKKLTNMRASGSDENVILKPPRDMSLEAALEYIEDDELVEVTPESIRLRKILLKESDRRRQSRNG comes from the coding sequence TTGACTTCCACCGCCTCTCCCTCATCTGACGCCGGCACCGCCACCTCCAGCAATACCGCTGTGCGGGACGAGATTCGAAACGTCGTCATCATTGCCCACGTCGACCATGGCAAAACCACGCTGGTGGACTGCTTGCTGCGTCAGAGCGGTGAATTTCGCGACGCGGAGCTCAAGGGCGAACGGATCCTGGATTCCAATGACTTGGAAAAGGAACGTGGAATCACGATTCTCTCCAAAAACATTGCGGTTCACTACCGTGGGGTGAAGATCAACTTGATCGACACTCCGGGCCACGCGGACTTTGGTGGCGAAGTCGAACGAGTCGTCCGAATGGCCGACGGGGCGCTGGTGTTGGTCGACGCCGCCGAAGGCCCAATGCCGCAAACACGATTCGTATTGGAAAAGGCTCTCCAAGCGGGTGTGAAGCCGATCGTCGTTGTCAATAAAGTTGACCGTCCCGATGGTCGTCCGCCGGAGGCCCTCGACGAAGCTCTTGAGCTGCTCGCAGACTTGGGCGGAGAAGAGCAACTGGACAGTGCAGCCTACGTTTTCGCCAGTGCCAAGGAAGGTTACGCGACCGAAGATCCTGAGAAGCCAACGCAAGACATGCGTCCTCTGCTGGACTTGCTGGTCGACCATCTTCCGGGCCCAACGGTAGACACCGAGTCTGACTTTCAGATGATGGTCACCACTTTGGATTGGAGCGAATACGTTGGGCGAATCGCGGTTGGTCGAGTCAACGCGGGAACCATCCGCTCGGGCCAATCCTTGGATGTTCACACCGTTGACGCGGCCGGCAACCCGATTGTTCGAAAAGTGAAAGCTTCCGGTTTGTATGTCTTCGACAAGCTCGGTCGAGCACCTGCCGAAACCGCGGGTGCTGGCGACATCATCGCCCTGGAAGGCTTGGAAGATGTCGAAATCGGCGACACGATCACCGCATCAGATAGCGGACAAGCTCTTCCTCGATTGAAAGTCGACGAGCCCACGCTAGAAATGGTGTTCAGCGTTAATTCGTCGCCGCTCGCAGGTCGCGAAGGCAAATACGTCACGACGCGCCAAATCAAAGCTCGACTCGAAAAAGAGCTGGAACGCAACGTTGCCCTTCGGGTTTCGATGATTGAAGGAACCGAAGCCTACGCGGTGGCCGGTCGCGGCGTTTTGCACTTGGCCGTGCTGATTGAAACGATGCGACGCGAGGGTTATGAGCTGAGCGTGGGGAAACCGCGTGTTGTCTTCAAAGAAATCGACGGAAAGAAGCACGAGCCGTTCGAAACGCTGCGTGTTGAAGTCCCGACCGACGCCATGGGACCAGTCATGGAATTGGTCGGACTGCGCCGCGGCCAATTGGAAGAGATGAAACAACGTGGCGAATACAGCCTGTTGAAGTTCATCGTCCCGTCGCGGGGATTGATTGGATTGCGAACGCGGTTGCTCAATGCAACTCGAGGCACCGCGATCATTCACCACACATTCGAAAGCTACCGAATGGTCGAAGGCGAGGTTCCTCGTCGTGCCAATGGTGTTCTGATTTCAATGGTTGGTGGCAAGACGATGCCATTTGCTCTGTTCGCTTTGCAGGACCGTGCCGAGTTGCTCGTCCCGCCCGGTACCGAGGTCTACGAGGGAATGATCGTCGGCGAAAACGCTCGTGAGAACGACATGACGGTCAACCCATGCCGTGAAAAGAAGCTGACCAACATGCGAGCCAGCGGAAGCGATGAAAATGTGATCTTGAAGCCGCCACGCGACATGTCATTGGAAGCCGCATTGGAATACATCGAGGACGATGAGCTGGTCGAAGTGACCCCCGAGTCAATCCGCTTGCGAAAGATCTTGTTGAAGGAATCCGACCGCCGGCGTCAGAGCCGCAACGGTTGA
- a CDS encoding NAD-dependent epimerase/dehydratase family protein: protein MFIAVTGATGFLGRELISQLVEKGHQVRAMSRQPDPPEIGPESDLVSWIQGELDDWDSLERLVDGADAVVHTALAREGESFMTTPDDPLQYAQTNLMGSMALLEKAAIGTPTKFVFVSSGAVHQHVVDGLTLDEQHPLRPGALYGACKASMETMVHAYGLSGRINACTVRPVSIYGAEEPIEHSKWFQLVMDVAAGKEVSADGGGKVVHVKDVARAIRHLLAESDSVAGETFNCCDRFISEHEVAQRVMEITGSNANLTGQPKESGREMSTAKLEKRGFRFGGLALLDETIRQYVRAASQA from the coding sequence ATGTTCATCGCGGTGACAGGAGCCACAGGTTTTTTGGGGCGAGAATTGATCTCGCAGCTCGTGGAAAAAGGGCATCAAGTCCGAGCAATGTCCCGCCAGCCGGATCCGCCCGAGATCGGACCAGAGTCTGATCTAGTGAGTTGGATTCAAGGCGAGCTAGACGATTGGGATTCCTTGGAGCGTCTCGTTGATGGAGCGGACGCGGTGGTCCACACCGCATTGGCACGTGAAGGTGAAAGCTTCATGACAACGCCTGATGATCCATTGCAGTACGCACAAACAAATCTGATGGGATCGATGGCGTTGCTTGAGAAAGCCGCGATTGGCACACCAACGAAATTTGTCTTTGTCTCATCCGGTGCCGTTCACCAGCATGTGGTCGATGGGCTGACGTTAGACGAGCAGCATCCACTTCGTCCGGGGGCACTTTATGGTGCCTGCAAGGCGAGCATGGAAACCATGGTTCACGCTTACGGACTTTCGGGACGCATCAATGCGTGCACCGTTCGACCGGTCTCAATCTACGGCGCCGAGGAACCCATCGAGCATTCGAAGTGGTTCCAATTGGTGATGGACGTGGCCGCGGGGAAAGAAGTCTCAGCGGACGGAGGCGGCAAAGTGGTTCATGTGAAGGATGTTGCTCGAGCGATCCGGCATCTGCTCGCGGAGTCGGATTCGGTTGCGGGAGAAACCTTCAACTGCTGCGACCGGTTCATTTCGGAGCACGAGGTTGCTCAGCGTGTGATGGAAATCACCGGCTCGAACGCGAACTTGACTGGGCAACCAAAAGAAAGCGGTCGAGAGATGTCGACCGCGAAGCTCGAGAAGCGAGGCTTCCGTTTCGGTGGCCTCGCCTTGTTGGATGAAACTATTCGGCAATACGTGCGGGCTGCATCGCAAGCTTAG
- a CDS encoding DUF6580 family putative transport protein gives MNLNQSIQRYAVVLAMIAIAVASRLLPHPPNFTPLAAMCLFAGAVTVTPRLIAAAVVVAMLISDAVIGFHGLMPAVYAALLANFVIGQKLVGQNAGALRVVSGSLLGSVSFFLVTNFAVWIAVYPSTMTGLAACFTAAIPFFQYTLAGDLLYSGLFFGVFALVANREQSALRTKLAMQPARIAE, from the coding sequence GTGAACTTGAACCAATCCATTCAACGCTATGCCGTCGTCCTGGCAATGATCGCCATCGCAGTCGCATCCCGTCTGCTTCCTCATCCGCCGAACTTCACACCGCTCGCGGCGATGTGCTTGTTCGCTGGTGCGGTGACCGTTACCCCGCGATTGATCGCGGCCGCGGTGGTCGTCGCGATGTTGATCAGCGATGCAGTGATCGGCTTCCATGGTTTGATGCCGGCCGTTTATGCGGCACTACTGGCCAACTTCGTCATCGGACAAAAGCTGGTGGGGCAGAACGCAGGCGCGTTGCGAGTCGTTAGCGGATCGCTGCTTGGAAGTGTGAGCTTCTTTTTGGTCACCAATTTCGCGGTCTGGATCGCCGTTTACCCGAGCACCATGACTGGTTTAGCAGCTTGCTTCACCGCAGCCATCCCATTTTTCCAATACACGCTCGCCGGCGATCTGCTTTACAGCGGTCTGTTCTTCGGCGTCTTCGCCTTGGTCGCTAACCGAGAGCAATCAGCTCTTCGAACTAAGCTTGCGATGCAGCCCGCACGTATTGCCGAATAG
- a CDS encoding DUF1289 domain-containing protein, which yields MNTPTSPDPPASPCVGVCQVNDRQICVGCHRSLEEIGRWSIASSDEKRSILELVQSRRANATTGMAPTGNQLSPGGKTQSSLSSAPDSLS from the coding sequence ATGAACACGCCAACCTCACCTGATCCTCCTGCTTCACCATGCGTTGGTGTGTGCCAGGTGAATGACCGTCAAATCTGTGTCGGTTGTCACCGCTCCTTGGAAGAGATTGGCCGCTGGTCGATTGCATCTTCTGACGAAAAACGCTCCATTCTTGAGTTGGTGCAATCCAGACGTGCGAACGCAACCACCGGAATGGCCCCGACCGGCAACCAACTTAGCCCAGGCGGCAAGACTCAGTCGTCACTGAGTTCCGCCCCTGATTCATTGTCGTGA